The genome window ATCTTCGACAAAAAAAACTGAATTCCTTCTCATTTTGAGAAAAAACAGCTTATTCCTTGCGGATTAAGCTGTTTCGTTGTTTTTTAGCACGTCTTCAAAAGCATCTTGGAATTTATGAACATCGCCAGCGCCCATAAATAAAAATACTGCGTCCTCATGCTTTGTTAACACTTCAATTCCTTCAGTGGTAATCACTGCACTGCCTTCAATCAAAGACGCTAAATCATGAATGGAAAGTGCGCCTTGTGTTTCTCTCGCAGAACCAAATATATCACATAAGTATGCTGTATCTGCAAGACTTAGACTATCTGCAAAATCCTGTAAAAAAGCTTGTGTACGTGTAAATGTATGTGGTTGGAAAATAGCTACTAGCTCACGATCTGGAAATTTTTGTCTCGCTGATTGAATCGTTGCACGTATTTCAGTTGGATGGTGTGCATAGTCATCTATTAATACATTATTTCCAATATTCGTTTCTGTAAAACGTCTTTTTACACCTTTGTATGTGTTTAAACGTTCTTGAACGATATCTGGTGAAATACCTTCATATTGGCAAAGTGTAATAACAGCTAAAGTATTTAATACCGCATGATCTCCAAACAATGGGATAAAGAATGTACTATAAAATTCATTGCGGACAAATACATCAAATTTTGTACCCTTTGTTGTTTTTTCAACATTACGAGCCTCAAAATCATTTTCAGCTCCAAATCCATAATAAACAACAGGTACCTTCGCTTGAATACGTTGCAAATGTTCATCATCACCGCAAGCAATAATTGCTTTTTTAACCTGTAGTGCTAATGATTGAAAGGCTGAATAAACATCCTCTATATTTGCAAAGTAATCAGGATGATCAAAATCAATATTAGTCATTATAGCGTAATCGGGATTGTAAGCTAAAAAGTGTCGACGGTATTCACATGCTTCCATTACAAAGAAGTTAGCATCCTCATGCCCAGCTCCCG of Lysinibacillus agricola contains these proteins:
- the murC gene encoding UDP-N-acetylmuramate--L-alanine ligase — its product is MTVFHFTGIKGSGMSPLAQILFDAGEQVQGSDIDKYFFTEQPLRDRNIPIFTFNADNIKEGMTVIAGNAFPDDHPELERARQIGVEVIRYHKFLGEYIGNYTSIAITGAHGKTSTTGLMAHVVGGYKPTSYLIGDGTGAGHEDANFFVMEACEYRRHFLAYNPDYAIMTNIDFDHPDYFANIEDVYSAFQSLALQVKKAIIACGDDEHLQRIQAKVPVVYYGFGAENDFEARNVEKTTKGTKFDVFVRNEFYSTFFIPLFGDHAVLNTLAVITLCQYEGISPDIVQERLNTYKGVKRRFTETNIGNNVLIDDYAHHPTEIRATIQSARQKFPDRELVAIFQPHTFTRTQAFLQDFADSLSLADTAYLCDIFGSARETQGALSIHDLASLIEGSAVITTEGIEVLTKHEDAVFLFMGAGDVHKFQDAFEDVLKNNETA